A single region of the Melioribacteraceae bacterium 4301-Me genome encodes:
- a CDS encoding tetratricopeptide repeat protein, with protein sequence MLLREINIACILLFFFLININAQSIRSLNNQGVELYSQKKYSDAEVNFRKSLEKDSKLFKGYFNLGDALYKQGRYDEAAQQFKNALSLAKDKDEKAKAFHNLGNALLKNDKLNESIEAYKNSLKLNPNDYDTKYNLSYALSKLRQQQNQNKNDNKNQNKNNNQKQNQQNQKNDNNKQNKDQRNDQQQNQHQNQQNKQNSQGQSKNQISKEEAERILNALKNNEAEIQKQLKRNQGKPIKTDKDW encoded by the coding sequence TATTCTTTTGTTTTTCTTTTTGATTAATATTAATGCACAAAGTATAAGGTCGCTAAATAATCAGGGAGTTGAACTCTACAGTCAAAAAAAATATTCTGACGCTGAGGTAAATTTTAGGAAATCTTTAGAAAAAGATTCAAAGTTATTTAAGGGTTATTTTAATTTGGGCGATGCGCTTTACAAACAAGGTCGCTATGATGAGGCAGCTCAGCAATTTAAAAATGCCTTAAGTTTAGCAAAAGATAAAGACGAAAAAGCTAAAGCGTTTCATAACCTTGGAAATGCTTTGTTAAAAAATGATAAATTAAACGAGAGTATCGAGGCTTATAAAAATTCACTTAAACTTAATCCCAACGACTATGATACAAAATATAATCTATCATACGCATTAAGCAAGTTAAGACAGCAACAGAACCAAAATAAGAATGACAACAAAAACCAAAACAAAAATAATAACCAAAAGCAAAATCAACAGAACCAGAAAAACGATAACAATAAACAAAACAAAGACCAAAGGAATGATCAGCAGCAAAATCAACACCAGAATCAACAGAATAAACAAAACTCACAAGGTCAATCAAAGAATCAAATATCTAAAGAAGAAGCTGAAAGAATTTTAAATGCACTTAAAAATAATGAGGCTGAAATACAAAAACAGCTTAAGAGAAATCAAGGTAAACCTATAAAGACCGATAAAGATTGGTAA
- a CDS encoding BatD family protein, with amino-acid sequence MKEKNKIAKFLYLFFWFALIVQLKAQQFTASVDRTTVGENETFQVDFTFSASDINGISNFKPPAFSNFKILSGPNQSTSMQFINGTSSASVTYSYILTPSSVGEFEIGQATVSYKGKNYFTNPLKVKVIKGTTQPNRTSNDTGISTNEIAKNLFIVAEVDKKRAYLGEQVTVTYKLYTRLNISSPQIAKLPTYEGFWAEEIDMPNTINFDVGMYNGERYRVAKLKEVALFPSKTGKLKVTPFELNIPVIVRKKSRGNNFFDDFFNDSFFGTTQTVNYEAKSNTVEIQVDPLPSENVPKSFNGAVGNFSLKASVDKNNVQTNEGFTLRIVVSGTGNFKLLNLPQLILPAGFEKYDPKVIENINRTKTISGQKIYDYLIIPRTPGEKEIPPIEFSYFNPTTKRYVTLTTSSFKINVTKAAGEYTSISPGLSKEDIKLLSEDIRYIKTSDFNLKPKEETSIIKNWFWAGVIVPIITFIGVIGFVKRREKISSNLALLRFQKAEKSAKQRLRIAKKALDNNDIKNFYSELSQALFGYLEDKLNIQKSEFTLDLALNKLAEMNIDQVYIEKTKSLAEKCELARFAPVNNMDNILDVYNESVKLIVNLENSIEQRRRKK; translated from the coding sequence ATGAAAGAAAAAAATAAAATAGCAAAGTTCTTATACCTTTTCTTTTGGTTTGCTTTAATTGTTCAGCTTAAAGCACAACAATTTACTGCATCAGTTGACAGAACCACAGTAGGCGAGAACGAAACTTTTCAAGTAGATTTTACGTTTAGTGCTTCCGATATTAATGGTATAAGCAATTTCAAACCGCCTGCTTTTTCTAATTTTAAAATTCTTTCAGGACCTAATCAATCAACGAGCATGCAATTTATTAATGGGACTTCTTCTGCATCTGTTACTTATTCATATATTTTAACTCCATCATCTGTGGGAGAATTTGAGATAGGACAAGCTACTGTATCTTATAAAGGCAAAAATTATTTTACCAACCCATTAAAAGTAAAAGTAATTAAAGGCACTACTCAACCAAATCGCACTTCCAACGATACTGGGATATCTACAAATGAAATTGCTAAAAATTTATTTATTGTCGCAGAAGTAGATAAAAAAAGAGCATATCTGGGCGAACAAGTTACAGTAACATATAAACTTTATACACGATTAAATATTTCATCGCCTCAGATTGCTAAGCTGCCTACTTATGAGGGTTTTTGGGCAGAGGAAATTGATATGCCTAATACCATAAATTTTGATGTGGGTATGTACAATGGTGAGAGATACCGTGTAGCAAAACTTAAAGAAGTAGCGCTCTTTCCGTCTAAAACCGGCAAACTAAAAGTAACTCCCTTTGAACTAAATATACCTGTGATTGTTAGAAAAAAAAGCAGAGGCAACAATTTTTTTGATGACTTTTTTAACGACTCTTTTTTTGGCACGACGCAAACCGTGAACTACGAGGCGAAATCCAATACAGTAGAAATACAGGTAGATCCCCTCCCATCGGAAAATGTCCCTAAATCTTTCAATGGCGCGGTAGGTAATTTTTCACTTAAGGCAAGTGTTGACAAAAATAACGTTCAAACCAATGAAGGATTTACATTGAGAATTGTAGTAAGCGGGACAGGTAATTTTAAATTGCTTAACCTCCCGCAGTTAATTTTACCTGCTGGTTTTGAAAAGTATGACCCTAAGGTAATTGAAAATATTAATCGTACTAAGACTATTAGCGGACAAAAAATATACGACTATTTGATTATTCCACGTACTCCCGGTGAAAAAGAAATTCCTCCAATTGAGTTTTCTTATTTTAACCCAACAACTAAAAGGTATGTTACGCTGACTACCTCATCCTTTAAAATTAATGTTACAAAAGCTGCAGGAGAATATACTTCAATTTCGCCAGGTTTGTCGAAGGAGGATATTAAGCTTTTGAGCGAAGATATACGATATATAAAAACTTCTGATTTTAATTTAAAACCTAAAGAAGAAACATCAATTATAAAAAATTGGTTTTGGGCTGGAGTGATTGTTCCCATAATTACTTTTATTGGTGTAATTGGATTTGTAAAAAGAAGAGAAAAAATATCGAGTAACCTTGCTTTGCTTCGTTTTCAAAAAGCAGAGAAATCTGCTAAACAAAGGCTTAGAATTGCAAAAAAAGCATTGGATAATAATGATATAAAAAATTTCTACAGTGAATTATCACAAGCTTTATTTGGTTACTTGGAAGATAAATTAAATATTCAAAAATCTGAGTTTACCCTTGACCTTGCCTTAAATAAACTTGCCGAAATGAATATTGACCAAGTTTACATTGAAAAGACAAAATCCTTAGCTGAAAAATGTGAATTAGCTCGTTTTGCTCCTGTGAATAACATGGATAATATTTTAGATGTGTACAACGAGTCTGTTAAGTTAATTGTAAATCTTGAAAATTCAATTGAACAGAGGAGAAGAAAAAAATGA
- a CDS encoding tetratricopeptide repeat protein, with protein MILKFSYKILIFFFFVIFSVSAVYSQSVEQLMKQGNDLYQKGDYEQAINMYSEILNKGYESAPLYYNLANAYFRANKLGLAILYYEKGLKLKPDDEDIQYNLKIANSRTVDKIQELPKLFFAQWWEILITSLSINALSVLLIIVFIAFLSSVAVYLLSKNFRLQRASFFSGSIILALLIIVLIVFIARINRETSSNYAVLIEPSITAKIAPDEKSSDAFLIHEGIKFQLLDHVNGWSEIKLNDGKIGWLPDNSFGKI; from the coding sequence ATGATTCTTAAATTCTCTTATAAGATTTTAATTTTTTTCTTCTTTGTAATTTTTTCAGTAAGTGCAGTTTATTCGCAATCAGTCGAACAATTGATGAAGCAGGGCAACGATTTGTACCAAAAAGGTGATTACGAGCAGGCAATTAATATGTATTCTGAAATTTTGAACAAGGGTTATGAAAGTGCACCATTATACTACAACTTAGCTAATGCTTATTTTAGAGCTAATAAATTAGGGCTTGCAATCTTATACTATGAAAAAGGATTAAAATTAAAACCTGATGATGAGGATATTCAATACAATTTAAAAATTGCTAATTCGAGAACTGTAGATAAAATACAAGAATTGCCTAAGCTGTTCTTTGCCCAATGGTGGGAAATTTTAATAACCTCCCTTTCAATTAACGCTCTATCAGTTTTATTAATAATTGTATTTATTGCTTTTTTATCATCTGTTGCGGTTTATCTGCTTTCAAAAAATTTCAGATTGCAAAGAGCTTCATTTTTTAGCGGCTCAATAATTCTTGCGTTGCTAATTATTGTCTTAATTGTCTTTATAGCACGTATAAACCGGGAAACTTCATCTAACTACGCAGTTTTAATTGAACCTTCTATTACTGCTAAGATAGCACCAGACGAAAAAAGTAGTGATGCATTTCTTATTCATGAAGGCATAAAATTTCAGCTTTTAGACCACGTCAACGGCTGGTCTGAAATTAAACTTAATGATGGTAAAATAGGATGGTTGCCAGATAATTCTTTTGGAAAAATTTAA
- a CDS encoding M48 family metallopeptidase → MDNNINAKKYNNIKLVVGITEAILSFILLFLFIKLGWSKYLENSIRIYFQNNYLVFLVFIVITGIVVNLIFSPFSYYTGFYLEHKYGLSNQTFYQWIWENFKSALVGGLIGLPLLLLFYFILNTFGNLWWLPFAVILFFVSVILAQVVPILILPLFYKVTPINNNDVEKRIKELSKQSGLDVKNVYQFNMSKNTKKANAAFSGLGKTKRVLLGDTLLNNYSSDEIETVIAHELGHYKHKHIIKNIAIGTFFSFVTLFLLAELYQISIAWFGFSSITQISALPVIALWGMLIALIETPISNYISRKFEYQADEYAVLVTKKKEAFLNTLNKLTNQNLADREPHPFVEWFFYSHPSIKKREKHIQKLS, encoded by the coding sequence ATGGACAATAATATTAATGCTAAAAAATACAATAATATAAAACTTGTCGTAGGTATTACCGAAGCTATTCTTTCTTTTATTTTGCTTTTTCTTTTTATCAAATTAGGATGGAGTAAGTACTTAGAGAATTCAATACGAATTTATTTTCAGAATAATTATTTGGTTTTTCTTGTGTTTATTGTAATTACCGGCATTGTAGTTAACTTGATTTTTTCTCCGTTTAGTTATTATACAGGATTTTATTTGGAGCACAAGTACGGATTGTCTAATCAAACTTTTTATCAATGGATTTGGGAAAATTTTAAAAGCGCTCTTGTGGGTGGACTTATAGGTCTGCCGCTCCTCTTACTGTTTTATTTTATATTAAATACGTTTGGAAATCTATGGTGGCTTCCGTTTGCTGTGATTTTGTTTTTTGTCTCGGTTATACTTGCTCAAGTAGTACCAATTTTAATTCTCCCTCTTTTTTATAAGGTTACACCTATTAACAATAATGATGTAGAAAAAAGAATTAAAGAGCTTTCAAAGCAAAGTGGACTTGATGTTAAAAATGTGTATCAATTTAATATGAGTAAAAATACTAAAAAGGCTAATGCAGCGTTTAGTGGACTTGGAAAAACCAAGAGAGTATTGCTCGGAGATACTTTACTTAATAATTATTCAAGTGACGAAATTGAAACTGTCATTGCTCACGAGCTAGGTCATTATAAACACAAGCATATCATTAAGAACATTGCAATAGGAACATTCTTTAGTTTTGTAACTTTATTTTTACTTGCTGAGTTGTATCAAATTTCTATAGCATGGTTTGGCTTTAGCTCTATTACACAGATATCAGCACTACCAGTAATTGCATTGTGGGGTATGTTAATTGCACTTATCGAAACTCCAATTTCAAATTATATCTCAAGAAAATTTGAATATCAAGCAGATGAATATGCTGTGCTTGTTACAAAGAAAAAGGAAGCCTTTTTAAATACATTAAATAAGTTAACTAATCAAAATTTAGCTGATCGTGAACCCCATCCTTTTGTGGAATGGTTTTTTTACAGTCACCCTTCAATTAAAAAACGTGAAAAGCATATACAAAAGCTTAGTTAA
- a CDS encoding VWA domain-containing protein: protein MNKNKLGGIILTKLQLGLAIVILLLIGSCSFDKNASPSAPVLTNNLIPQSPSPANNSTEELLVVNLKWESAADKFDVYFDRKNPPNILIAKDTTAKKLLLTGLQYDTKYYWKVVAKTISGSEVEGPVWNFTTIAKNISQLNGYAFVNYDVTTMPPNTVKILFQVIDLSGKGITNLTESDFEVYEDGEPISISESELNIKKREQIPYNIYTVLMLDNSTSLKDSIETVRMSVHSLINNLLKNQLVSIYSFSESQYKLQDFTSDTTVLLNALNNYQLGFSTTDLYGSVIKGASLWKDSYQRDSISQGCMVIFTDGKDTQGSHTLAEALNSISNKIVFTVGVGSELNPEVLTRIGTGGFFRAADLNDLEKEFIDIQNKVLNYANSFYLLTYQSPKRGNKEHTLYIKIKNNNYSGESSTLIATYNSNDFSSKAIVLNK from the coding sequence GTGAATAAAAACAAATTAGGTGGGATAATTTTAACTAAGCTGCAATTGGGATTAGCGATTGTTATTTTATTGTTAATAGGTTCATGCAGTTTTGATAAAAACGCTTCTCCCAGCGCACCAGTTTTGACGAATAATCTAATTCCACAAAGCCCATCACCAGCTAACAATTCGACTGAGGAGTTGCTAGTAGTTAACCTGAAATGGGAGTCTGCAGCAGATAAATTTGATGTTTATTTCGATAGAAAAAACCCTCCCAATATATTAATTGCCAAAGATACAACAGCAAAAAAATTACTTCTAACAGGCTTGCAGTATGATACAAAATATTACTGGAAAGTTGTTGCTAAAACAATTTCAGGTTCAGAAGTAGAAGGACCAGTTTGGAATTTTACTACTATTGCTAAAAATATAAGTCAATTAAATGGGTATGCTTTTGTAAATTATGACGTAACTACAATGCCCCCTAATACAGTCAAAATTTTGTTTCAGGTAATTGATTTGAGCGGGAAAGGAATTACAAATCTAACTGAAAGTGATTTTGAAGTCTATGAAGACGGCGAGCCCATATCCATTTCTGAATCTGAGTTAAACATAAAAAAGAGAGAACAAATTCCTTATAATATTTATACCGTTTTAATGCTTGATAACAGTACTAGCTTAAAGGACAGCATAGAAACTGTTCGTATGAGTGTACATAGTTTGATTAACAATTTATTGAAAAACCAACTTGTTTCTATTTATTCTTTTTCTGAAAGTCAATATAAACTACAAGATTTTACTTCAGATACTACCGTTTTATTAAATGCACTTAACAATTATCAATTAGGATTTTCCACAACAGATTTGTATGGTTCCGTTATAAAGGGTGCTTCATTGTGGAAGGATTCCTATCAAAGAGATAGTATTTCTCAAGGATGTATGGTAATATTTACAGACGGTAAAGATACACAAGGTTCTCACACTTTAGCCGAAGCATTAAATTCAATTAGTAACAAGATTGTTTTTACCGTTGGAGTTGGCAGCGAGCTGAACCCTGAAGTTTTAACTAGAATAGGAACTGGAGGTTTTTTTAGAGCTGCTGACTTGAACGATTTAGAGAAGGAATTTATTGATATTCAGAATAAAGTTTTAAATTATGCTAACAGCTTTTATTTGCTTACATATCAAAGTCCTAAAAGAGGCAATAAGGAACATACATTGTATATCAAAATAAAGAATAATAACTATTCTGGAGAAAGTTCTACATTAATTGCAACGTATAACAGTAATGATTTTTCTTCAAAAGCTATAGTGCTTAACAAATAA
- the gatC gene encoding Asp-tRNA(Asn)/Glu-tRNA(Gln) amidotransferase subunit GatC, translating into MPVTLTDVEKIAKLAKLRFSEEELKSLTKDMNKILDYMDKLNELDTTNVEPLLNPISNENVFREDKLVESIPTEEALKNAPDRTDVYFRVPKVISKE; encoded by the coding sequence ATGCCTGTAACTTTAACTGACGTTGAAAAAATAGCAAAGCTTGCAAAGCTTCGGTTCAGCGAAGAAGAGCTCAAGAGTTTAACGAAAGACATGAACAAAATACTTGACTATATGGATAAGTTAAACGAATTAGACACGACTAACGTAGAGCCTTTATTAAATCCAATCTCGAATGAAAATGTTTTTAGAGAAGATAAATTGGTTGAATCAATTCCTACCGAAGAAGCATTAAAAAATGCACCTGACAGAACGGATGTTTATTTTCGTGTACCAAAAGTAATTTCAAAGGAATGA
- the kdsB gene encoding 3-deoxy-manno-octulosonate cytidylyltransferase, protein MIIGIIPARFGSTRLMGKPLADIGGKPMIQHTYLNAKKSKLLDKVVIAVDDEKLYEVAKSFGAEVYLTPKDISTGSDRIAFVAEKLKDAEIVVNIQGDEPFIQPRMIDQAIEPLLFDRKVNVSTLAKRITSVEELKSPSVVKVVFDYHNFALYFSRAPIPFVRDARTNLDRIGSAEIYKHIGLYAYRKEYLLKFTSLKQTDLEKIEHLEQLRMLENGFKIKIVVTELESISVDTPKDLEIARKYYEKYIKPNEKMTKAK, encoded by the coding sequence ATGATAATCGGAATAATACCTGCCAGGTTTGGTTCTACCCGATTAATGGGGAAACCATTAGCGGATATAGGTGGCAAGCCGATGATTCAGCATACATATTTAAATGCAAAAAAATCTAAACTGCTGGATAAAGTTGTTATAGCTGTTGACGACGAGAAGCTATATGAAGTTGCAAAAAGCTTTGGCGCTGAAGTTTATTTAACACCTAAAGATATTTCAACCGGGTCCGATAGAATAGCCTTTGTAGCAGAAAAACTTAAAGACGCAGAAATAGTTGTAAACATACAAGGTGATGAACCTTTTATTCAACCTAGGATGATAGACCAAGCAATTGAACCGTTACTTTTTGACCGAAAAGTGAATGTCTCTACTCTTGCAAAAAGAATTACTTCAGTTGAAGAATTAAAATCGCCCTCAGTTGTAAAGGTTGTATTTGATTACCATAACTTTGCACTTTATTTTTCAAGAGCACCAATTCCTTTTGTTAGAGATGCAAGAACTAATTTGGACCGAATTGGTTCAGCAGAAATTTATAAACATATCGGTTTATACGCCTACAGAAAAGAATATTTATTAAAATTCACTTCGTTAAAACAAACTGACCTTGAAAAAATTGAGCACTTAGAACAACTTAGAATGCTTGAAAATGGGTTTAAAATAAAGATTGTTGTAACAGAGCTTGAAAGTATTTCAGTTGATACCCCAAAAGATTTAGAGATAGCACGTAAATATTATGAAAAATATATTAAACCAAATGAGAAGATGACTAAAGCAAAATAG
- a CDS encoding cobalamin B12-binding domain-containing protein, protein MERKIRVLIAKAGLDGHDRGAKVVAAALRDAGMEVIYTGLRQTPEMIVEAAIQEDVDAIGISILSGAHMTIFPKVLELMKNRNLNDVLLFGGGIIPEDDLQKLKSIGVGELFTPGTSTTEIIKYLKDWVEKHPKN, encoded by the coding sequence ATGGAACGAAAAATCAGAGTGTTAATTGCAAAAGCTGGATTAGATGGGCATGATAGAGGTGCAAAAGTAGTAGCTGCTGCTTTGCGAGATGCTGGTATGGAGGTGATTTATACAGGCTTACGTCAAACACCAGAAATGATCGTTGAAGCTGCAATTCAAGAAGATGTGGATGCAATTGGTATTAGCATCCTTTCAGGTGCCCATATGACAATCTTTCCTAAAGTTCTTGAGCTGATGAAAAACAGAAACTTGAACGATGTATTATTATTTGGCGGAGGCATTATTCCAGAGGATGATTTGCAAAAATTAAAATCTATTGGCGTAGGAGAACTTTTTACCCCAGGCACCTCTACCACAGAAATAATTAAGTACTTAAAAGACTGGGTTGAAAAACATCCCAAAAATTAG
- a CDS encoding YhcH/YjgK/YiaL family protein: protein MIFDQIENAHLYFPLGEKIRQGLSYLIETDFSKISKGKYPIDGDDVFALVDQYNSKPLSAGKWEAHKRYIDIQYVINGVENIGFGKIKDMKIIEEYNTEKDIMFLEGKGNFVKVKEGHFVILFPDDIHMPGISVDDPATVKKVVIKVKF from the coding sequence ATGATTTTTGATCAAATTGAAAATGCCCATCTTTATTTTCCTCTCGGTGAAAAAATTCGACAAGGGCTATCATATTTAATTGAAACAGATTTCTCAAAAATCAGCAAAGGTAAATACCCAATTGATGGCGACGACGTATTTGCACTTGTAGATCAATATAATTCTAAACCTTTAAGTGCTGGCAAATGGGAAGCCCACAAAAGATATATTGACATTCAGTATGTAATAAATGGTGTAGAAAATATAGGCTTCGGTAAAATTAAAGATATGAAAATAATTGAAGAGTATAACACAGAAAAAGATATAATGTTCTTAGAAGGAAAAGGAAATTTTGTAAAAGTTAAAGAGGGTCATTTTGTAATATTATTTCCCGATGATATTCACATGCCGGGTATTTCAGTTGATGACCCCGCTACAGTTAAAAAAGTTGTTATTAAAGTAAAATTTTAA
- a CDS encoding outer membrane protein — translation MKKLSIIILFIITCGAINYAQSIGIGPQIGYYKSQDADNPSAMLGVALRVKLTNSLGIEGSINYKKEEFANGNVKTTSYPLMATALIYFIPIVYGTAGAGWYNVKYEYSASYKQNGLRDETTQKFGYHFGGGVELPFGNVTLIGDIRYVFLNLKLDNLPVKESLKSNFYVITAGILFKI, via the coding sequence ATGAAAAAGTTATCAATCATTATTTTATTTATTATTACTTGTGGAGCAATTAATTATGCCCAATCAATTGGGATTGGACCACAAATTGGATATTACAAATCTCAAGATGCAGATAATCCTTCTGCAATGTTAGGTGTGGCTTTACGAGTTAAATTGACCAACAGTCTTGGGATTGAGGGTTCTATAAATTACAAAAAAGAAGAATTTGCTAATGGAAATGTTAAAACAACCAGCTACCCTCTTATGGCAACAGCCTTGATTTACTTCATTCCTATCGTTTATGGTACTGCTGGTGCAGGATGGTACAATGTAAAATATGAATATTCTGCTTCATATAAACAGAATGGCCTTAGAGATGAAACAACTCAAAAATTTGGTTATCACTTTGGCGGAGGAGTTGAACTGCCATTTGGAAATGTAACGCTTATAGGCGATATTCGTTATGTTTTTCTCAATCTTAAGTTAGATAATCTTCCAGTTAAAGAATCCTTAAAAAGCAATTTTTATGTTATAACAGCTGGAATTCTTTTCAAAATTTAA
- a CDS encoding MFS transporter, whose translation MSKRINRTSGFSLSAAWRALKYRNYKLFFGGQIISLTGTWTQQIAMSWLVYRLTNSAFMLGLISFASQIPSLILSPFAGIIVDKLNRHKILITTQSLAMLQAFLLVFLLITSTVEVWHLIVLNLFLGIVNGFDTPARQAFVVEMIENKEDLGNAIALNSMMFNAARLFGPSVAGILLAETSETICFLINGISFFAVIAALLAMKIDYSKVIKTQKNVLEGLKEGFKYTFSFTPTKYLILLVALVSLTGMPYVVLMPVFAKNILHGGPNTLGFLMGSIGAGALLGALLLASKKSVLGLGRIVLYTTFSFGVTLIAFSFSRSLILSMFFLILTGMSMIIRGASSNTIIQTIIDDDKRGRVMSFYTMAFMGMMPFGSLLFGILASKFGAPTTLVFGGISCILGSLLFALKLPKLRKAIRPIYSKLGILPELAEGLQTTTNLRVPPQN comes from the coding sequence TTGAGCAAAAGAATTAACAGAACCTCGGGTTTCAGTTTATCTGCCGCATGGCGGGCATTAAAGTACAGAAATTATAAACTGTTCTTTGGCGGTCAAATAATTTCTTTGACGGGCACATGGACACAACAAATTGCGATGAGTTGGTTAGTCTATCGATTAACCAACTCAGCTTTTATGCTTGGACTCATCAGTTTTGCAAGCCAAATTCCATCACTAATTCTTTCTCCTTTTGCAGGTATTATTGTAGATAAACTAAATCGACACAAAATCTTAATTACAACTCAATCACTTGCTATGCTTCAGGCTTTTCTATTAGTATTTCTATTAATTACATCTACAGTGGAAGTTTGGCATTTAATAGTACTTAATCTTTTCCTTGGCATTGTTAATGGATTCGATACCCCAGCTCGTCAAGCTTTTGTGGTCGAAATGATTGAAAATAAAGAAGACCTTGGGAACGCAATCGCTCTTAATTCTATGATGTTTAATGCTGCTAGATTGTTCGGACCATCGGTAGCCGGAATTCTTTTAGCTGAAACAAGCGAGACGATTTGCTTCCTTATAAATGGAATTAGCTTTTTCGCTGTAATTGCAGCTCTTCTTGCCATGAAAATTGATTATTCAAAAGTCATTAAAACACAAAAAAATGTTTTAGAAGGACTTAAAGAGGGTTTCAAATATACTTTTAGTTTTACTCCAACTAAGTATTTAATACTACTTGTTGCATTAGTAAGCTTAACAGGAATGCCTTATGTTGTACTAATGCCTGTTTTTGCAAAAAACATTTTACATGGCGGGCCAAATACACTTGGGTTTTTAATGGGCTCCATAGGTGCTGGCGCTTTATTAGGGGCTCTCCTTCTTGCTTCAAAGAAATCTGTGCTGGGACTGGGAAGAATTGTACTTTATACAACATTTTCTTTTGGTGTTACGCTAATTGCTTTTTCGTTTTCAAGGTCATTAATTCTTTCAATGTTTTTTTTAATATTAACCGGCATGTCAATGATAATTAGAGGTGCTTCGAGCAACACAATAATTCAAACCATTATTGATGACGATAAACGAGGCAGAGTAATGAGCTTTTACACAATGGCATTTATGGGTATGATGCCATTTGGCAGCTTGCTGTTCGGAATTTTAGCTTCTAAATTTGGTGCTCCTACAACTTTAGTATTTGGAGGAATTTCGTGTATACTTGGCTCACTACTTTTTGCGTTAAAACTGCCTAAGTTACGAAAAGCTATTAGACCCATATACTCAAAACTTGGTATTTTACCTGAACTTGCGGAAGGCTTGCAAACAACAACAAATTTGCGCGTACCACCACAAAATTAA